The following are from one region of the Maribacter aquivivus genome:
- a CDS encoding sugar phosphate isomerase/epimerase family protein yields the protein MIKKVMIATILLGSGFLAQAQEVGLQLYSLRNQFKMDVSNTLGLINEWGITKIEGGETYDMPLEDFKALLAENDLEMVSVGAGFDDLENDVDKVIKNAKDFGAKYIMCAWVPHDDNKWDLEETKHATDVFNKAGKILKKNGLVLAYHPHGYEFRPYRNGTLFDYMAKNATDFTFELDVFWAQHGGADPLALMKKYPKKFTLLHLKDMEKGIEGNNTGHEEDDTNVVLGTGQIDIAGIVAEAKELGIEYMFIEDESKNVVTQVPKSLVYLKSLK from the coding sequence ATGATAAAAAAAGTAATGATTGCCACTATCCTTTTAGGTAGTGGTTTTTTAGCGCAAGCTCAAGAGGTAGGTTTACAGTTATATAGCCTTAGAAATCAATTTAAAATGGATGTTTCTAACACCTTAGGATTGATTAATGAATGGGGAATAACCAAAATTGAAGGTGGTGAAACCTATGATATGCCATTGGAAGATTTTAAAGCCTTATTAGCAGAAAATGATCTAGAGATGGTTAGTGTAGGTGCTGGCTTTGACGACTTAGAGAATGATGTGGATAAGGTTATCAAAAATGCTAAAGATTTTGGAGCCAAATATATAATGTGCGCATGGGTACCTCACGATGATAACAAATGGGATCTAGAGGAAACAAAACACGCGACAGATGTGTTTAATAAGGCAGGTAAGATTTTAAAGAAGAACGGACTTGTATTGGCGTATCACCCGCATGGATATGAATTTAGACCTTATAGAAATGGTACTTTATTCGATTACATGGCTAAGAATGCAACAGACTTTACATTTGAATTAGATGTGTTCTGGGCGCAACATGGTGGTGCTGATCCGTTGGCATTGATGAAGAAATATCCAAAGAAATTTACCCTTTTACATTTAAAGGATATGGAAAAAGGTATTGAAGGTAATAATACCGGTCACGAAGAAGATGATACCAATGTAGTTTTGGGTACAGGACAAATAGATATTGCAGGTATAGTTGCTGAGGCTAAAGAATTAGGCATTGAATATATGTTCATAGAAGATGAATCTAAGAATGTTGTTACGCAAGTACCAAAGAGCTTAGTGTATTTAAAAAGTTTGAAGTAA
- a CDS encoding gluconate 2-dehydrogenase subunit 3 family protein, which translates to MDRRKSLQTLILGGAAATSGLVFNSCKTENGESVDEVISTSSEKFFGRTPEELDRIEKLNAEQLFNEHEMETIAALSVVILPPKEPHGGPIEAEVPALVEFMGKDIPEMAPTLLGGLMWLDHKSNTEFGTEFKSATLEQKKQICDEICWHDTEKPLSEQPLEIQFFYTMRGLTVTGYYTSKVGIADLGYKGNSPNVWDGVPQDVLDQHGIAYDPEWIAKCVDQSQRNVMAEWDDEGNLLT; encoded by the coding sequence ATGGATAGAAGAAAGAGTTTACAAACTTTAATACTTGGTGGTGCTGCGGCAACTTCTGGGCTAGTCTTCAATTCATGTAAGACTGAAAATGGCGAATCTGTAGATGAAGTAATTTCAACCAGTAGTGAGAAGTTTTTTGGTAGAACGCCAGAAGAATTAGATCGTATTGAGAAATTGAACGCTGAGCAATTGTTCAATGAGCATGAAATGGAAACTATTGCAGCTTTAAGTGTAGTAATACTCCCTCCAAAAGAGCCACATGGTGGTCCTATAGAGGCAGAAGTACCGGCACTCGTTGAATTTATGGGTAAAGATATTCCAGAAATGGCACCAACACTTTTAGGTGGTTTAATGTGGTTAGATCATAAAAGTAATACTGAATTTGGTACTGAATTTAAGTCGGCTACCTTAGAGCAGAAAAAGCAAATTTGCGATGAAATCTGCTGGCATGATACAGAGAAGCCTTTAAGCGAACAACCTTTAGAAATACAGTTTTTCTATACTATGCGTGGCTTGACCGTTACAGGGTACTATACTTCTAAAGTAGGTATTGCAGATTTAGGTTATAAAGGAAATTCACCTAATGTTTGGGATGGCGTACCGCAAGATGTACTAGACCAGCACGGTATTGCTTATGACCCAGAATGGATTGCAAAATGTGTTGATCAAAGTCAGCGTAACGTAATGGCTGAATGGGATGACGAAGGAAATTTACTTACGTAA
- a CDS encoding GMC family oxidoreductase gives MQIKESSEIFDVIIVGSGAGGGMATKQLADAGLNVAVVEAGPFFDPADPKTMTQLKQPYDSPRRGAGTDRAFGEWDMSWGDWEVEGEPYTHAEGTEFKWWRARMLGGRTNHWGRISLRFGPKDFKGKTRDGHGDDWPIGYEDVKPYYDKLDKLIGVFGTNEGRENDPDGFFLPPPKPRLHELFYINGAKKSNIPVIPGRLSMLTKRINEDRGVCFYCGQCGRSCQIYADFSAGSCLIFPAQKSGGQVKLFVNSMVREVLTNEEGKATGVSYINKEDRKEYTLRGKVVVLAASACSSARILLNSKSKQHPNGLGNSSNLVGRYLHDSTGSGASGVIPGLMNRKTSYNEDGVGGMHVYSPWWGDNSKLNFPRGYHIEVWGGMSQPNYGFGWDPNAMNQYFGLKSGGYGESLRDDVKKYYGSVIGFGGRGEAIAYKDNYCEIDPTTVDQFGIPVLKFNYKHSEYEVNQAKHMQDTFEEIIHNMGGHYLGDKPGKDKDYGLNKPGEIIHEVGTTRMGDDPKTSVTNKFQQLHDADNVFIVDAGVFVSQADKNCTWTIMALSWRASDYIIEQLKAQNI, from the coding sequence ATGCAGATAAAGGAATCCTCAGAAATCTTTGATGTTATCATCGTAGGTTCAGGAGCTGGTGGTGGTATGGCTACCAAACAATTGGCAGATGCTGGTTTAAATGTAGCTGTTGTAGAAGCGGGTCCATTTTTTGATCCAGCTGATCCAAAAACCATGACGCAATTAAAACAACCATATGATTCTCCAAGAAGAGGAGCAGGTACAGATAGAGCTTTTGGTGAATGGGATATGTCATGGGGAGATTGGGAAGTAGAAGGAGAGCCATATACGCATGCAGAAGGAACTGAATTTAAGTGGTGGCGTGCAAGAATGCTAGGAGGACGAACCAATCACTGGGGACGTATTTCTTTACGTTTTGGACCAAAAGATTTTAAAGGGAAAACCCGTGATGGCCATGGCGATGACTGGCCAATAGGATACGAAGATGTTAAACCATATTACGATAAATTAGACAAGTTAATTGGTGTATTTGGCACCAATGAAGGCAGAGAAAATGATCCTGACGGATTCTTTCTTCCTCCCCCGAAACCAAGATTGCACGAGTTATTTTATATCAACGGTGCAAAGAAGTCAAACATACCGGTTATACCAGGTAGACTTTCTATGTTGACCAAAAGAATTAATGAAGATCGTGGCGTTTGTTTCTATTGCGGACAATGCGGTAGATCATGTCAAATATATGCCGATTTCTCAGCAGGTAGTTGCTTGATTTTTCCGGCTCAAAAGAGTGGTGGACAAGTAAAACTGTTTGTAAATTCAATGGTACGCGAAGTTCTGACCAATGAAGAAGGTAAGGCAACAGGTGTATCTTACATCAATAAAGAAGATAGAAAAGAATATACACTTAGAGGTAAAGTGGTCGTATTAGCTGCATCTGCATGTAGTTCTGCACGTATACTTTTAAACTCTAAGAGTAAGCAACACCCTAACGGATTAGGAAACAGTAGTAATCTTGTTGGTAGGTATTTACATGATTCTACAGGGTCAGGTGCTTCTGGTGTTATACCAGGTTTAATGAATAGAAAGACATCTTATAATGAAGATGGTGTAGGTGGTATGCACGTTTACTCACCATGGTGGGGAGATAACTCTAAACTGAATTTTCCAAGAGGCTATCATATTGAAGTTTGGGGAGGCATGAGTCAGCCTAACTACGGTTTTGGTTGGGATCCGAATGCTATGAACCAATACTTTGGATTAAAATCTGGAGGATACGGTGAGAGCTTACGTGATGATGTAAAGAAATACTATGGTTCTGTAATAGGATTTGGTGGTCGTGGAGAAGCAATCGCTTACAAGGATAATTATTGTGAAATTGATCCTACAACAGTAGATCAATTTGGTATACCTGTTTTGAAGTTTAACTATAAGCATTCAGAATACGAGGTAAATCAGGCGAAACACATGCAAGATACCTTTGAGGAGATTATTCATAACATGGGTGGTCACTATTTAGGAGACAAGCCAGGGAAGGATAAAGATTACGGATTGAACAAACCAGGTGAGATTATTCACGAGGTAGGTACAACCAGAATGGGAGATGATCCTAAAACATCGGTGACCAATAAGTTTCAGCAGTTACATGATGCGGATAATGTATTTATAGTAGATGCAGGGGTTTTTGTATCGCAAGCAGATAAGAACTGTACTTGGACGATTATGGCGCTTTCTTGGAGAGCATCAGATTATATCATTGAACAATTAAAGGCACAAAATATTTAG
- a CDS encoding sialate O-acetylesterase, with translation MNLRLILFMLCLVVTTFAKAEITLPKIFSNEMVLQRESDVLLYGWADPNEEFTIYTSWNDETVAVKTGNDAKWEITVKTSEAGGPFQIIFKGKSNEITLKDILIGEVWLCSGQSNMEWSANSKIANRDFEVENANYPNIRLFTVAKRTAEYPQEDVAGTWVSCSPETMQDFSAVAYFFARKVQKELNIPIGLIDNAWGASSAEVWTPESVFKAHPELVEAHKKVEPNQWVTVEKSTLFNGMTAPLTKFKIAGVLWYQGEANTANAENYQELFTSMITSWRTEWNNDFPFYFAQIAPFKYDQEFAGGVVRNQQRRTLVLKNTGMAMTSDICLIEDIHPLNKQDVGLRLANIALKDHYGLLKNKEVYGPLYESFEVDGNQLKVNFSHSEGLHNKGKKITLFEVSNAAGEWFSAKAKLKNQQVIVSSKEVKNPTGVRYAFKSTDIGTLFNAVGLPASTFVSE, from the coding sequence ATGAATTTACGTTTAATCCTGTTTATGCTGTGCCTGGTGGTTACCACTTTTGCCAAGGCTGAAATTACACTTCCTAAGATATTTTCAAATGAAATGGTCTTGCAACGAGAGAGCGATGTGTTGCTATACGGATGGGCGGATCCAAACGAAGAATTTACGATTTATACAAGTTGGAACGATGAGACCGTTGCAGTCAAAACGGGTAATGATGCAAAATGGGAGATTACGGTAAAAACATCCGAAGCAGGCGGACCGTTTCAAATAATCTTTAAGGGGAAAAGTAATGAAATTACTCTGAAAGATATATTAATAGGTGAGGTATGGCTTTGCTCTGGACAAAGTAATATGGAGTGGAGCGCAAACAGCAAAATTGCGAACAGAGATTTCGAAGTCGAGAATGCAAACTATCCTAACATTCGTTTGTTTACCGTAGCGAAAAGAACTGCAGAATATCCACAAGAAGATGTGGCAGGAACTTGGGTTTCATGTTCTCCTGAAACGATGCAAGATTTTAGTGCAGTTGCCTATTTTTTTGCGAGAAAGGTACAGAAAGAATTAAATATTCCTATCGGATTAATAGATAACGCATGGGGAGCATCAAGTGCTGAGGTTTGGACACCTGAATCTGTTTTTAAAGCACACCCAGAATTGGTAGAAGCGCACAAAAAGGTAGAACCAAATCAATGGGTAACAGTAGAGAAATCTACTTTGTTTAATGGTATGACAGCACCTTTGACTAAGTTTAAAATTGCTGGTGTTCTTTGGTATCAAGGAGAGGCGAATACGGCAAACGCAGAAAATTATCAAGAGCTTTTTACGAGTATGATTACATCGTGGCGAACAGAATGGAACAATGATTTTCCATTTTATTTCGCTCAAATAGCACCATTTAAATATGATCAAGAATTTGCAGGTGGTGTGGTACGTAATCAACAAAGAAGAACTTTAGTATTGAAAAATACGGGTATGGCAATGACGAGCGATATCTGTTTGATAGAAGATATTCATCCTTTAAATAAGCAAGATGTAGGGTTGAGATTAGCAAACATTGCATTAAAAGACCACTATGGTTTATTAAAGAATAAAGAAGTTTATGGACCGTTATACGAGTCATTTGAAGTAGATGGAAATCAACTAAAAGTAAATTTTAGTCATTCAGAAGGATTACATAATAAAGGAAAGAAAATAACACTCTTTGAAGTTTCAAATGCAGCAGGAGAGTGGTTTTCTGCGAAGGCAAAATTGAAAAACCAGCAAGTAATTGTAAGCTCAAAAGAAGTGAAAAATCCGACAGGGGTACGGTATGCTTTTAAAAGTACAGACATAGGTACTTTGTTTAATGCCGTTGGTTTGCCTGCTTCTACCTTTGTAAGTGAATAA
- a CDS encoding Gfo/Idh/MocA family protein encodes MSNQPQSIKRRNFIKAASASLLLTSLPAFGFEFFANEKPKKVALIGTGWYGTGDLMRLIQVANIEVVALCDVDDNQVNTAAELVSERQKNKKIPKLYTDYRTMLETNSLDIVLIGTPDHWHALTCIEALKSGAHVYVQKPISVDVMEGEAMVVAARKYNRVVQVGTQRKSTPHLIDAKKQIIDTGMLGTIGHVDMSCYYHMRANGNPPEQEVPDFFDYEMWTGPAPMRPYDGLPHKRWWRTFREYGNGITGDMCVHMLDTVRWMLDLGWPKRISSEGGIFVQKDGKSNISDTQSAVFEYDGHNCNWQHRTWGNPDDTDYPWAFKIYGEKGVLMGDVMKAEFIPIDGSETIRFDVVYEKEKYPEDLTEKDIELHAAPATRRHMIDFLKAIQNNIKPVADIENGHISTASCILANLSMDLKRPLTYDPQSRTVMNDPEATALLQRSYRGKWVHPHPDTV; translated from the coding sequence ATGTCTAACCAACCCCAATCCATTAAAAGACGAAATTTTATTAAAGCAGCATCGGCATCGCTGCTACTTACTTCTTTACCCGCCTTCGGGTTTGAGTTTTTTGCAAATGAAAAGCCAAAAAAGGTAGCACTTATAGGTACCGGTTGGTATGGCACCGGAGATTTAATGCGACTTATTCAAGTTGCTAATATTGAAGTTGTAGCACTTTGTGATGTTGATGATAATCAAGTTAACACTGCGGCGGAACTAGTTTCTGAACGTCAAAAAAATAAAAAGATACCAAAGCTCTACACTGATTATAGAACTATGCTAGAAACCAATAGTCTAGATATTGTACTCATAGGCACACCCGATCATTGGCACGCATTAACGTGCATTGAAGCACTAAAATCTGGAGCTCACGTTTATGTTCAAAAACCGATTAGCGTAGATGTTATGGAAGGTGAAGCAATGGTCGTTGCTGCTAGAAAATATAACCGCGTAGTTCAAGTGGGTACACAACGAAAAAGTACTCCACACTTGATAGATGCTAAAAAACAAATTATTGATACCGGAATGCTAGGAACTATTGGCCATGTAGATATGAGTTGCTATTATCATATGCGTGCCAATGGTAATCCGCCAGAGCAAGAAGTGCCCGATTTCTTTGATTATGAAATGTGGACAGGTCCGGCACCTATGAGACCATACGATGGTTTACCTCATAAAAGATGGTGGCGAACATTTCGAGAATACGGAAACGGAATTACAGGTGATATGTGTGTACACATGCTAGATACCGTTCGTTGGATGCTAGATTTAGGGTGGCCAAAGCGTATTAGTTCTGAAGGTGGAATTTTTGTTCAGAAGGATGGAAAATCAAATATCTCTGACACACAATCTGCCGTATTTGAGTATGACGGTCATAATTGCAATTGGCAGCATAGAACATGGGGAAACCCAGATGACACAGATTATCCGTGGGCTTTTAAAATCTATGGAGAAAAAGGTGTTCTTATGGGTGATGTTATGAAGGCTGAATTCATTCCTATAGATGGTAGTGAAACTATTCGTTTTGATGTTGTTTATGAGAAAGAGAAATACCCTGAAGACCTAACTGAAAAAGACATTGAACTGCATGCGGCACCTGCTACGCGAAGGCATATGATAGATTTCTTGAAAGCGATACAGAACAATATCAAGCCTGTTGCTGATATTGAAAATGGACACATTTCTACCGCTAGCTGTATTTTGGCAAATTTATCAATGGATTTAAAAAGACCTTTAACCTATGATCCACAAAGTAGAACGGTCATGAACGACCCAGAAGCTACTGCACTATTGCAGCGCAGTTATCGTGGAAAATGGGTGCACCCACACCCAGATACAGTGTAA
- a CDS encoding LacI family DNA-binding transcriptional regulator, which translates to MKKVTLKDIAGHFGVSISTVSKAINDSHEISNDLKIKIQAYAKEKHYKPNRLALNLLNKNTKTIGVIVPNILNYFFVQVLYGIEKVANESGYNIISCISNESSAKETKTLEFFDAGTVDGVIMSLAEESQNEDTHEALIDVINNDIPVVLFDRVSENVQCDKVVVDDLEAGYKITKHLINIGCKNIAVVNPISSSSVGKLRLLGYKKALEELDIPFDPKLVINLTIKDDLDLLMSFLLNYKTIDGIIGIDELIAVQVLEVVKARGYNVPNDISIIGFTNGQLSKYVTPSLTMVSQHGKYIGEQTAKLLINRIKNPGLPYETKVVKTSLLVRDSTKKLQ; encoded by the coding sequence ATGAAAAAAGTAACTCTAAAAGATATTGCCGGGCATTTTGGTGTTTCTATCTCTACCGTTTCTAAAGCGATAAATGATAGTCACGAAATTAGTAATGACCTAAAGATAAAGATTCAGGCATATGCTAAAGAGAAGCACTATAAGCCTAACAGGCTAGCACTTAATCTATTGAATAAAAACACCAAGACTATTGGTGTAATTGTACCCAATATTTTAAATTACTTTTTTGTTCAGGTGCTCTATGGTATCGAAAAAGTAGCCAATGAAAGTGGTTACAATATCATTAGTTGTATTAGTAATGAATCTAGTGCCAAAGAAACAAAAACACTTGAATTTTTTGATGCAGGTACGGTAGACGGCGTAATTATGTCGTTAGCGGAAGAAAGTCAGAATGAAGACACGCATGAAGCATTAATAGATGTAATTAATAACGATATTCCTGTAGTACTTTTTGATAGAGTTTCAGAAAACGTGCAATGCGACAAGGTGGTTGTTGACGATTTAGAGGCAGGGTATAAAATAACCAAGCACCTAATAAATATAGGTTGTAAAAATATAGCGGTCGTTAACCCTATTTCTAGTTCAAGCGTTGGTAAATTAAGACTTTTAGGGTATAAAAAAGCATTAGAAGAATTAGATATTCCATTTGATCCCAAGCTGGTAATTAACCTTACCATAAAAGATGATTTAGATTTATTGATGTCCTTTTTACTGAATTATAAAACCATAGATGGTATCATAGGTATTGATGAACTAATTGCCGTTCAAGTCTTAGAAGTTGTTAAGGCAAGAGGTTATAACGTACCAAATGATATTTCAATAATTGGCTTTACCAACGGGCAGTTGTCAAAATACGTAACTCCGTCACTAACAATGGTGAGTCAGCATGGTAAATATATAGGTGAGCAAACAGCTAAATTATTGATTAACAGAATTAAAAATCCTGGTTTGCCTTATGAAACTAAGGTTGTGAAAACTAGTTTATTGGTAAGAGATTCCACCAAAAAATTACAATAA
- the xylA gene encoding xylose isomerase, producing the protein MANKEYFKGIDKIKFEGKESDNPLAFKYYNPDQVVAGKTMRDHFKFSTAYWHTFCGQGSDPFGPGTQSFEWDKSSDAVQAAKDKADAAFEFFDKIGFDYYCFHDFDLIQEGSTFAESEKRLATITDYLKEKQKESGKKLLWGTANCFSNPRYMNGASTNPDFNVLARAGGQIKLALDATIALGGENYVFWGGREGYMSLLNTDLGREVDHMGQFLTMARDYARSQGFKGNFFIEPKPMEPMKHQYDFDSATAIGFLKEYGLENDFKMNIEVNHATLAQHTFQHEIAVAAKAGMLGSLDANRGDYQNGWDTDQFPNNIQETTEAMLVFLAAGGLQGGGVNFDAKIRRNSTDLEDVFHAHIGGADTFARALITADKIIESSSYNKLRENRYSSFDSGKGKDFENGKLDMKDLYNIAKENGELELQSGKQELFENIINQYI; encoded by the coding sequence ATGGCAAATAAGGAATATTTTAAAGGAATAGACAAAATTAAATTTGAAGGAAAGGAATCTGACAATCCGCTAGCCTTTAAATATTATAATCCGGATCAAGTAGTAGCGGGTAAAACCATGCGTGATCACTTTAAGTTTTCAACGGCATACTGGCATACCTTCTGTGGACAAGGTTCAGATCCATTTGGTCCTGGCACACAGAGTTTTGAGTGGGATAAATCTTCGGATGCTGTACAAGCGGCAAAAGATAAGGCAGATGCTGCTTTTGAATTTTTTGATAAAATAGGATTTGATTACTACTGTTTTCATGATTTCGATTTAATTCAAGAAGGATCAACCTTTGCAGAATCTGAAAAAAGATTGGCAACGATTACTGACTACTTAAAAGAGAAGCAAAAAGAATCTGGTAAGAAATTACTTTGGGGTACGGCTAACTGTTTCTCAAACCCTAGATACATGAACGGTGCATCTACCAATCCTGATTTTAATGTATTGGCAAGAGCAGGTGGTCAAATTAAATTGGCTTTAGATGCAACAATTGCTTTAGGTGGTGAGAATTATGTTTTCTGGGGAGGTAGAGAAGGTTACATGTCTTTATTGAATACAGATTTAGGTCGCGAAGTGGATCATATGGGTCAGTTTTTGACTATGGCAAGAGACTATGCACGTAGCCAAGGGTTTAAAGGAAACTTCTTTATAGAGCCAAAACCAATGGAGCCAATGAAGCATCAGTATGATTTTGACAGTGCTACAGCTATAGGTTTCTTAAAAGAATATGGTTTAGAGAACGATTTTAAAATGAACATTGAGGTGAACCATGCAACATTGGCACAGCACACTTTTCAGCATGAAATTGCTGTAGCTGCAAAAGCTGGTATGTTAGGTAGTTTAGATGCCAATAGAGGTGATTACCAAAATGGTTGGGATACAGATCAATTTCCTAATAACATTCAAGAAACTACTGAGGCAATGTTGGTATTTTTAGCTGCTGGCGGATTACAAGGTGGTGGAGTGAATTTTGATGCCAAAATAAGAAGAAATAGTACGGACTTAGAAGATGTTTTCCACGCACATATTGGTGGTGCGGATACCTTTGCAAGGGCTTTGATCACTGCAGATAAAATTATCGAATCATCGTCTTATAATAAGTTACGTGAAAATAGATACAGTTCTTTTGATTCTGGAAAAGGTAAAGATTTTGAAAACGGCAAGTTAGATATGAAAGATCTTTACAATATCGCTAAAGAAAATGGTGAGTTAGAATTGCAGAGTGGTAAGCAAGAATTGTTTGAGAATATCATCAATCAATACATATAA
- a CDS encoding xylulokinase produces the protein MYHLGLDIGSSSIKIALVNALTGKSVGVVTEPETEMSMEAVKNGWAEQRPEDWWRYVCSGIEKICVQENISKKDISGIGISYQMHGLVLIDKEGNSLRKSIIWCDSRAVGIGQQAYEEIGAETCDIHLLNSPSNFTASKLKWVKENEPEIYAKIYKMMLPGDYIAYKLSGVANTTVSGLSEGIFWDFKKDAIADLVLDQYGLDKEMIPDIVDTFSVQSKVNEKGATESGLSTGTPILYRAGDQPNNALTLNVFNPGEVAATGGTSGVVYAVTDNLSVKESSRVNNFAHVNYTPGKPARIGKLLCINGAGIQYRWLLNNLDVASYEEMNTLADEVPIGSDGVAMIPFGNGAERMLKSKDVGTRILNLNLNNHGKGHLCRSALEGIAFSFVYGMEIMESDGIKVNVMRAGNDNLFRSEIFSNTVATLIGYDIEIYDTTGAIGAARAANLHKGDFEAFGKAILDNDYVMTFSPKEDKKAYQDAYAVWKKELELILNNL, from the coding sequence ATGTACCATTTAGGATTAGATATCGGAAGTTCATCTATTAAGATTGCTTTGGTAAATGCTTTAACCGGAAAAAGCGTTGGAGTGGTTACAGAGCCTGAGACAGAAATGTCAATGGAGGCTGTAAAAAACGGATGGGCAGAACAGCGTCCAGAAGATTGGTGGCGCTACGTTTGTAGCGGTATCGAGAAAATATGTGTACAAGAAAATATTAGTAAAAAAGATATATCAGGCATTGGTATATCATATCAAATGCACGGTCTAGTGCTTATTGATAAAGAAGGAAATTCACTTAGGAAATCTATAATTTGGTGCGATAGTAGGGCAGTGGGCATTGGTCAACAAGCCTATGAAGAAATAGGTGCAGAAACCTGTGATATCCATCTATTAAATTCACCATCAAACTTCACGGCATCTAAGCTAAAATGGGTGAAGGAAAATGAGCCTGAAATTTACGCGAAGATTTACAAAATGATGCTTCCGGGAGATTATATCGCTTATAAATTGTCCGGTGTTGCAAATACAACAGTTTCTGGTCTATCAGAAGGTATTTTTTGGGATTTCAAGAAAGATGCAATTGCTGATTTGGTATTAGATCAATACGGATTAGATAAAGAGATGATTCCTGATATCGTAGATACTTTTTCAGTACAATCTAAAGTAAATGAAAAAGGAGCAACTGAAAGCGGATTATCAACGGGTACGCCAATATTGTATAGAGCAGGCGATCAGCCAAATAATGCTTTGACTTTGAATGTTTTTAATCCCGGTGAAGTTGCTGCTACCGGTGGTACATCTGGTGTAGTATATGCCGTGACAGATAATCTTTCGGTAAAAGAAAGCTCTCGAGTAAACAACTTTGCCCACGTAAATTATACACCAGGTAAACCGGCTAGAATTGGTAAATTACTTTGTATTAATGGCGCAGGAATTCAATACCGTTGGTTGTTAAATAACCTAGATGTTGCATCGTATGAAGAAATGAATACGTTAGCAGATGAGGTGCCAATTGGATCAGATGGTGTCGCAATGATTCCGTTTGGTAACGGTGCCGAAAGAATGTTGAAAAGCAAAGATGTAGGTACAAGGATTCTCAACTTAAATTTAAACAATCATGGTAAAGGTCATTTGTGTCGTTCTGCATTAGAAGGTATTGCTTTTTCGTTTGTCTACGGAATGGAAATCATGGAATCTGACGGTATAAAAGTGAATGTGATGCGTGCCGGCAACGACAATCTTTTTCGTTCAGAAATATTTTCGAATACCGTGGCAACCTTAATAGGGTATGACATTGAAATTTATGATACTACTGGGGCAATTGGCGCGGCAAGAGCAGCAAATCTTCACAAAGGCGATTTTGAAGCATTTGGTAAAGCAATTTTAGATAATGATTATGTAATGACTTTTAGTCCCAAGGAAGATAAGAAGGCATACCAAGACGCATATGCAGTTTGGAAAAAAGAATTAGAATTAATATTGAACAACTTATAA
- a CDS encoding response regulator transcription factor yields the protein MKNSSIKIIVLEKDTSLHSVYKNHFEEIDGYEVVGSYTSAKDAIKDYKFTKPQIVLSEIDLDDMNGVDAIKLFKKKDWEVKIIMFSEINDFDVIKNAFKKGANGYLTKPLTLDKLEHALRSMEKEGAAMSNDIVKKIISNFHRKTFAFFSERENQIVDFLCQGATYKMIAKKLFVTPSAVNFHIQNIYLKLDVNSKSEALSKLEQLQNQLEQY from the coding sequence ATGAAAAATTCAAGCATTAAAATAATAGTATTAGAAAAAGATACCTCATTACATTCTGTTTATAAAAATCACTTCGAAGAAATTGATGGCTATGAAGTGGTAGGCAGCTATACATCTGCCAAAGATGCCATTAAAGATTATAAGTTTACGAAACCACAAATTGTACTTTCAGAAATTGATTTAGATGATATGAATGGTGTAGATGCCATTAAGCTTTTTAAGAAAAAAGATTGGGAGGTAAAAATCATTATGTTCAGTGAAATCAATGATTTCGATGTTATAAAAAATGCATTCAAGAAAGGAGCCAATGGGTATTTAACTAAACCACTGACCTTAGATAAATTGGAGCATGCTTTACGCAGTATGGAAAAGGAAGGTGCAGCTATGAGCAATGATATCGTTAAGAAAATCATTAGCAATTTTCATAGAAAAACGTTCGCTTTTTTCTCAGAAAGAGAGAACCAAATTGTCGACTTTTTATGTCAAGGAGCAACCTATAAAATGATTGCTAAAAAGTTGTTTGTAACGCCTAGTGCAGTAAATTTTCATATTCAGAATATCTATTTAAAACTAGATGTAAATTCTAAATCAGAGGCACTTTCTAAGTTAGAACAATTACAAAATCAGCTAGAACAGTATTAA